One Salmo trutta chromosome 24, fSalTru1.1, whole genome shotgun sequence genomic region harbors:
- the LOC115161219 gene encoding tetraspanin-7-like: METKPVITFLKTLLIVYSFVFWITGAILLAVGVWGKFMIGPYISLIAENTTNAPYVLIGTGTVIIVFGLFGCFATCRGSPWMLKLYVMFLSLVFLAELVAGISGFVFRHEIKGTFLRTYTDAVLNYDAEDEKSLAVDNVQSSLRCCGVYNYTSWLGSVYYPANGFPLSCCSNSSDCSPQDLRNTTINHTKVYQQGCYELVTSFLETNMAIIAGVTFGIAFSQLIGMLLACCLSRIITANQYEMV, from the exons ATCACAGGAGCGATCCTCTTGGCAGTGGGAGTATGGGGGAAGTTTATGATCGGCCCGTATATCTCTCTGATAGCTGAGAACACCACCAACGCTCCGTATGTCCTCATCGGCACTGGGACTGTCATCATCGTCTTTGGCCTGTTCGGATGCTTCGCCACCTGCAGGGGGAGCCCATGGATGCTCAAACTg tatgTAATGTTCTTGTCCCTGGTGTTCCTAGCTGAGTTGGTGGCTGGGATCTCTGGCTTTGTTTTTCGTCATGAG ATAAAAGGTACCTTCCTGAGGACCTATACTGACGCCGTGTTGAATTATGATGCTGAGGATGAGAAGAGCCTGGCTGTGGACAACGTCCAAAGCAGC ctgcGTTGCTGTGGGGTGTACAACTACACCAGCTGGTTGGGCAGTGTGTACTACCCTGCTAACGGCTTTCCCCTGAGCTGCTGCTCCAACTCCTCTGACTGCAGCCCTCAGGACCTCCGCAACACCACCATAAACCACACCAAGGTCTAccagcag GGCTGTTATGAACTGGTAACCTCCTTCCTTGAGACCAACATGGCCATCATCGCGGGAGTAACATTTGGAATTGCCTTCTCACAG ttgATTGGCATGTTGCTGGCCTGCTGTCTGTCCAGGATCATTACTGCTAATCAGTATGAGATGGTGTAG
- the LOC115161221 gene encoding mid1-interacting protein 1-B-like gives MMQISESHLQKNSLFNSMNRFIGAVNNMDQTVMVPSLLRDVPLEEEREMAVLKSSGNSDIEDGDMYSYYQLLKSIRCDIEWGVMRAEEAEKRKERRGPSSRIDSEEEESEVSSEEDEVNLQKQFQFHMTGLHGVLSKLTQQANTLTNRYKQEIGIGCY, from the coding sequence ATGATGCAGATCTCAGAATCCCACCTGCAGAAGAACTCCCTGTTCAACTCCATGAATCGCTTCATTGGAGCCGTCAACAACATGGACCAGACGGTGATGGTGCCCAGCCTGCTGCGGGACGTCCCactggaagaagagagggaaatgGCCGTCCTCAAAAGCTCGGGAAACAGCGACATCGAGGACGGCGACATGTACAGCTACTACCAGCTCCTGAAGTCCATCCGCTGCGACATCGAGTGGGGGGTGATGCGCGCCGAGGAAGCCGAGAAGCGCAAGGAGAGACGGGGTCCCAGCTCTCGGATTGATTCCGAGGAAGAAGAATCGGAGGTGTCGTCCGAGGAAGACGAGGTTAACCTGCAAAAGCAGTTCCAGTTCCACATGACAGGGCTTCACGGGGTGCTGTCCAAGCTGACGCAACAGGCCAACACTCTCACCAACCGCTACAAGCAGGAGATCGGCATTGGATGCTACTGA